From Halorubrum salinarum, the proteins below share one genomic window:
- a CDS encoding 3-hydroxyacyl-CoA dehydrogenase/enoyl-CoA hydratase family protein: MQLEDVQRVAVLGAGNMGHGIAEVAALAGYDVSLRDINDDLVQKGYDQIEWSLGKLAEKDRIGDDEADAALDRVDAFVDLGDALDGADVVVEVVPEKMAIKKDVYDDVVEHAPDEAVFVTNTSSLSITELSEVTDRPERFCGMHFFNPPVRMDLVEVISGKHTSDDTLELIEGLAESMGKTPVRVRKDSPGFIVNRILVPLMNEAAWIVESGDATMEAVDSTTKFDMGLPMGSFELADQVGIDVGYHVLEYMHEVLGDAYRPCPLLGEKVEAEDLGKKTGKGFYDYEDGDGAQIPTDAVDADVRRRLLAVMANETAGLIGDDVADADDIDEAVKLGAGFPDGPAKLADEEGLDALVETLDALAAETGEARYEATDYLREAAEEGGFRGDGGGDADDGPDYEVLNVEVDAESRVGHIEIDRPHRMNTISGEVLDELADAVDRLDDDDEVRAILLSGAGDRAFSAGADVQSMAAGGADPIHAVELSRQGQQTFGKLESSDKPVIAAIDGYCLGGGMELATAADMRIASERSELGQPELDLGLLPGWGGTQRLARVVGEGRAKEIILTADRYDAETMADYDFVNEVVPDDKLDERARELAEQLAGGPPIAQKYTKRAIHAGRTDNEAGLEVEAMGFGHVMNTDDLMEGITAFMGDGEPEFEGK; encoded by the coding sequence ATGCAACTCGAAGACGTCCAGCGCGTGGCAGTGCTCGGCGCCGGGAACATGGGACACGGCATCGCGGAAGTGGCCGCCCTCGCCGGCTACGACGTGTCGCTCCGCGACATCAACGACGACCTGGTCCAGAAGGGGTACGACCAGATCGAGTGGTCGCTCGGCAAGCTCGCCGAGAAGGACCGGATCGGCGACGACGAGGCCGACGCGGCGCTCGACCGCGTCGACGCCTTCGTCGACCTCGGGGACGCGCTCGACGGCGCCGACGTGGTCGTCGAGGTCGTCCCCGAGAAGATGGCGATCAAGAAGGACGTGTACGACGACGTGGTCGAGCACGCCCCCGACGAGGCCGTCTTCGTCACCAACACCTCCAGCCTCTCTATCACCGAACTGTCGGAGGTCACCGACCGACCCGAGCGGTTCTGCGGTATGCACTTCTTCAACCCGCCGGTGCGGATGGACCTCGTCGAGGTCATCTCCGGGAAGCACACGAGCGACGACACCCTCGAACTGATCGAGGGGCTCGCGGAGTCGATGGGGAAGACCCCCGTCCGCGTCCGGAAGGACAGCCCGGGCTTCATCGTCAACCGCATCCTCGTGCCGCTGATGAACGAGGCGGCGTGGATCGTCGAGTCCGGCGACGCGACGATGGAGGCCGTCGACTCCACGACGAAGTTCGACATGGGCCTGCCGATGGGCTCGTTCGAGCTGGCCGACCAGGTCGGCATCGACGTGGGGTACCACGTGTTGGAGTACATGCACGAGGTCCTCGGCGACGCCTACCGCCCGTGCCCGCTGCTCGGCGAGAAGGTCGAGGCGGAAGACCTCGGCAAGAAGACCGGCAAGGGGTTCTACGACTACGAGGACGGCGACGGCGCCCAGATCCCGACCGACGCGGTCGACGCGGACGTCCGCCGCCGCCTGCTCGCGGTGATGGCCAACGAGACGGCCGGCCTGATCGGCGACGACGTGGCCGACGCCGACGACATCGACGAGGCGGTGAAGCTCGGCGCCGGCTTCCCCGACGGCCCGGCCAAGCTGGCGGACGAGGAGGGGCTCGACGCCCTCGTCGAGACGCTCGACGCGCTCGCGGCGGAGACCGGCGAGGCGCGCTACGAGGCGACCGACTACCTGCGCGAGGCGGCCGAGGAGGGCGGGTTCCGCGGCGACGGCGGCGGCGACGCCGACGACGGCCCCGACTACGAGGTGCTGAACGTCGAGGTCGACGCCGAGAGCCGGGTCGGGCACATCGAGATCGACCGCCCGCACCGGATGAACACGATCAGCGGCGAGGTCCTCGACGAGCTCGCCGACGCGGTCGACCGGCTGGACGACGACGACGAGGTCCGGGCGATCCTGCTCTCGGGCGCGGGCGACCGCGCCTTCTCCGCGGGCGCCGACGTCCAGAGCATGGCCGCCGGCGGCGCCGACCCGATCCACGCGGTCGAGCTCTCCCGACAGGGCCAGCAGACGTTCGGCAAGCTGGAGTCGTCGGACAAGCCCGTGATCGCCGCGATCGACGGCTACTGCCTCGGCGGCGGGATGGAGCTCGCGACCGCCGCGGACATGCGGATCGCCTCCGAGCGCTCCGAGCTGGGCCAGCCCGAGCTCGACCTCGGCCTGCTGCCGGGCTGGGGCGGCACGCAGCGGCTCGCGCGGGTCGTCGGCGAGGGCCGCGCGAAGGAGATCATCCTCACCGCCGACCGCTACGACGCCGAGACGATGGCCGACTACGACTTCGTCAACGAGGTCGTCCCGGACGACAAGCTCGACGAGCGCGCGCGGGAGCTGGCCGAGCAGCTGGCCGGCGGCCCGCCGATCGCCCAGAAGTACACGAAGCGCGCGATCCACGCCGGTCGCACCGACAACGAGGCCGGCCTCGAAGTCGAGGCGATGGGCTTCGGCCACGTGATGAACACCGACGACCTCATGGAGGGCATCACGGCGTTCATGGGCGACGGCGAGCCGGAGTTCGAAGGGAAGTAA
- a CDS encoding DNA-3-methyladenine glycosylase family protein → MDDRVAATLREDPTMAALIDRHGPLDVAPADDEFARLCTSIVNQQLSTASAAAIHERFVDALGGDPTPARVLAADEAALREAGLSATKVEYLRNVANAFRDGGRDLTREGLADLSDAAVVDRLTEIRGVGEWTARMYLIFALGREDVLPLGDLAVRKGIEQVYNDGEELSRAEMREIGEAWRPYRSYGTRYVWAEYES, encoded by the coding sequence ATGGACGACCGAGTCGCAGCGACCCTGCGCGAGGACCCGACGATGGCCGCGCTGATCGACCGCCACGGCCCCCTCGACGTCGCGCCCGCGGACGACGAGTTCGCGCGGCTCTGTACCTCTATCGTGAACCAGCAGCTCTCGACCGCCTCCGCGGCGGCCATCCACGAGCGGTTCGTGGACGCCCTCGGCGGCGACCCGACGCCCGCCCGCGTCCTCGCGGCCGACGAGGCGGCGCTGCGCGAGGCCGGGCTCAGCGCCACGAAGGTCGAGTACCTGCGGAACGTCGCCAACGCCTTCCGCGACGGCGGGCGCGACCTCACTCGGGAGGGGCTGGCGGACCTGAGCGACGCGGCCGTCGTCGATCGTCTCACGGAGATCCGCGGCGTGGGCGAGTGGACGGCGCGGATGTACCTGATCTTCGCGCTCGGCCGCGAGGACGTGCTGCCGCTCGGCGACCTCGCGGTGCGGAAGGGGATAGAGCAGGTCTACAACGACGGCGAGGAGCTGTCGCGGGCGGAGATGCGCGAGATCGGCGAGGCGTGGCGCCCCTACCGGAGCTACGGCACGCGGTACGTCTGGGCCGAGTACGAGTCGTGA
- a CDS encoding ribbon-helix-helix domain-containing protein: MVKSTVRFPEPVVEEIESLVDEGQFESKSEFYRFSADYVLSRTLDEYEPSTIDYDAIEAEVIPETERKLGGDDGETGEPPFFDSVAFVRKLALRGRFSDAEDFIDHQYVPGDRHAVLLEELLRLYREDAAGDDPAPVEGEGRRPRQGSEAN; the protein is encoded by the coding sequence ATGGTGAAGAGCACGGTTCGATTCCCCGAGCCGGTCGTCGAGGAGATCGAATCGCTCGTCGACGAGGGGCAGTTCGAGAGCAAGTCGGAGTTCTATCGGTTCTCCGCCGACTACGTGCTCTCGCGGACGCTCGACGAGTACGAGCCGTCGACGATCGACTACGACGCGATCGAGGCGGAGGTGATCCCCGAGACGGAGCGGAAGCTCGGCGGCGACGACGGCGAGACGGGGGAGCCGCCGTTCTTCGACTCGGTGGCGTTCGTCCGGAAGCTCGCGCTCCGCGGGCGGTTCAGCGACGCCGAGGACTTCATCGACCACCAGTACGTCCCGGGCGACCGGCACGCCGTCCTCCTCGAAGAGCTGCTCCGACTGTACCGGGAGGACGCCGCCGGCGACGACCCGGCGCCGGTCGAGGGCGAGGGGCGGCGCCCGCGACAGGGCAGCGAGGCCAACTGA
- a CDS encoding putative ATP-dependent zinc protease, with product MSSDPVRVGVLSLHNSKETKAICNAVEDLGHEPVWLREENAAVSVEDGDVSVEPAVDVIANRLLLSNTDQPAELLGLAATFERIRPMLNEPNAVLASIHKFATAATLADWNIRVPDALLALSNDRLNEGRERFGDVGVYKTAIGTHGGGTWKVDLTERVNPKVGNRQAFLQKLIDRDDEKHRDLRVYVVGDEIVGSMYRYAPEGDWRTNVALGGAVEDATDDMPDEAADTALYAAEVMGLDYAGVDLVEGYDGWYVLEVNPTAGFKGLFEATGTSPAPYIAKHAIETVGGEVDDEAVERVAATLDDSRPSCAPAPKPSTTEQPDIGYIEEVVVTGTSGSTQALAKSDTGATRTSIDTQLAAEIGAGPIKSMTRVKSGSVKGGKARPVVDLVIGIGGNQHTVTASVEDRGHMEYPLLLGRDILTDYRVDVRRRADTDEAERGEAGEILEEEE from the coding sequence ATGAGTTCGGACCCGGTTCGGGTGGGAGTCCTGTCGCTGCACAACAGCAAGGAGACGAAGGCGATCTGTAACGCGGTCGAGGATCTCGGCCACGAGCCGGTGTGGCTCCGCGAGGAGAACGCCGCCGTCAGCGTCGAGGACGGCGACGTCTCCGTCGAGCCCGCGGTCGACGTGATCGCGAACCGCCTCCTCCTGTCGAACACCGACCAGCCCGCGGAGCTGCTAGGGCTGGCGGCGACGTTCGAACGCATCCGCCCGATGCTGAACGAGCCGAACGCGGTGCTGGCGTCGATCCACAAGTTCGCCACGGCCGCGACGCTCGCCGACTGGAACATCCGCGTGCCCGACGCGCTGCTGGCGCTGTCGAACGACCGCCTCAACGAGGGGCGCGAGCGGTTCGGCGACGTTGGCGTGTATAAGACCGCGATCGGCACCCACGGCGGCGGGACGTGGAAGGTGGACCTCACGGAGCGGGTGAACCCGAAGGTCGGCAACCGGCAGGCGTTCCTCCAGAAGCTCATCGACCGCGACGACGAGAAGCACCGCGACCTGCGCGTGTACGTCGTCGGCGACGAGATCGTCGGGTCGATGTACCGCTACGCGCCCGAGGGCGACTGGCGCACCAACGTCGCGCTCGGCGGCGCGGTCGAGGACGCCACCGACGACATGCCTGACGAGGCGGCCGACACCGCCCTCTACGCCGCCGAGGTGATGGGCCTCGACTACGCCGGCGTCGACCTCGTCGAGGGGTACGACGGCTGGTACGTGCTGGAGGTGAACCCCACCGCCGGGTTCAAGGGCCTCTTCGAGGCGACCGGGACGAGCCCGGCCCCGTACATCGCGAAGCACGCGATCGAGACGGTCGGCGGCGAGGTGGACGACGAGGCGGTCGAGCGCGTCGCCGCGACGCTCGACGACTCGCGCCCGTCCTGCGCGCCCGCCCCGAAGCCGAGCACGACCGAGCAGCCCGACATCGGCTACATCGAGGAGGTCGTCGTCACCGGCACCTCCGGCTCGACGCAGGCGCTCGCGAAGTCCGACACGGGCGCGACCCGGACGAGCATCGACACCCAGCTGGCCGCCGAGATCGGCGCCGGCCCGATCAAGAGCATGACGCGCGTCAAGTCGGGCAGCGTGAAGGGCGGCAAGGCCCGCCCGGTCGTCGACCTCGTCATCGGGATCGGCGGGAACCAGCACACCGTCACCGCGAGCGTCGAGGACCGCGGGCACATGGAGTACCCGCTGCTGCTCGGCCGCGACATCCTCACCGACTACCGGGTCGACGTGCGCCGGCGCGCCGACACCGACGAGGCCGAGCGCGGCGAGGCGGGCGAGATCCTCGAAGAGGAGGAGTAA
- a CDS encoding succinylglutamate desuccinylase/aspartoacylase family protein, whose protein sequence is MSDDRAFTYNGGAVPPGDTQNIRYGISETYLGDPVRIPVTIVNGERDGPTAFLTAAAHGDELNGIEVVREVAHEWDLSELAGTLVCLPVLNVPGFLAQQRYLPVYDRDLNRSFPGKPESTSSKRMAYQIYENFIAPCDFGLDFHTSTRGRTNMLHVRADMTDEAVYRLAMAFGSKVVIDSDGPSGTLRGEATDDGIPTITIEMGEAHRFQRPLIDDALDGVRSVFAEYGLLETDAVRWPGWRTIVAGAGEKTWLRADSGGIVDTHFESGSLVREGERIATITNPFKEDAVAVEAPFTGLLIGLLENPVVYPGNPLCHLVEIGESTRRAIEAGDAPSPVGQPTPSE, encoded by the coding sequence ATGAGCGACGACCGGGCGTTCACGTACAACGGCGGGGCGGTGCCGCCCGGCGACACGCAGAACATCCGCTACGGCATCAGCGAGACGTACCTCGGCGACCCGGTTCGGATCCCCGTCACCATCGTCAACGGCGAGCGCGACGGGCCGACCGCGTTCCTCACCGCCGCGGCCCACGGCGACGAGCTGAACGGGATCGAGGTCGTCCGCGAGGTCGCCCACGAGTGGGACCTCTCCGAGCTGGCCGGCACGCTCGTCTGCCTCCCCGTGCTCAACGTCCCCGGGTTCCTCGCGCAGCAGCGGTACCTCCCCGTCTACGACCGGGACCTGAACCGGTCGTTCCCGGGGAAGCCCGAGTCGACCAGTTCGAAGCGCATGGCCTACCAGATCTACGAGAACTTCATCGCGCCGTGCGACTTCGGGCTCGACTTCCACACCTCCACGCGCGGCCGGACGAACATGCTCCACGTCCGCGCGGACATGACCGACGAGGCCGTCTACCGCCTCGCGATGGCGTTCGGCTCGAAGGTCGTCATCGACAGCGACGGGCCGAGCGGCACCCTCCGCGGCGAGGCGACCGACGACGGCATCCCCACGATCACAATCGAGATGGGGGAGGCCCACCGCTTCCAGCGCCCCCTCATCGACGACGCGCTCGACGGGGTGCGCTCCGTGTTCGCGGAGTACGGGCTCCTGGAGACCGACGCGGTGCGCTGGCCCGGCTGGCGCACCATCGTCGCCGGCGCGGGCGAGAAGACGTGGCTCCGCGCCGACTCCGGCGGCATCGTCGACACGCACTTCGAGAGCGGGTCGCTCGTCCGCGAGGGCGAACGCATCGCGACGATCACCAACCCGTTCAAGGAGGACGCGGTCGCGGTCGAGGCCCCGTTCACCGGCCTCCTGATCGGCCTCCTGGAGAACCCGGTCGTCTACCCCGGCAACCCCCTGTGTCACCTCGTCGAGATCGGCGAGTCGACCCGCCGGGCGATCGAGGCCGGCGACGCGCCCAGCCCGGTCGGCCAGCCGACGCCGTCCGAGTGA
- a CDS encoding pirin family protein: MDSTPTAADRGLHPAPRSDVFQNQGKFRTRFNFPGRNVPDHDDHGYGPLSTVVESFMDPGTLIRMHQHRDEEIVSWVPAGVMRHDDREGNELVTDPEHLLVMNAGSGFWHAEETLADDPPLRMLQIFVRPHELGLEPGIQHGPLPDPEPNEWRRVFAPAGADHPFTVRNAVDCYDVRLDADAGATLPEIEGRDAYVYVFEGAVDVDGVALDETESVLWTGDGAPPTVTAGGEGATAVAFLMDPDAPVTRQGTIGR, translated from the coding sequence ATGGACTCCACTCCCACCGCCGCCGACCGCGGGCTCCACCCGGCCCCGCGCTCCGACGTCTTCCAGAACCAGGGGAAGTTCCGCACCCGGTTCAATTTCCCCGGCCGCAACGTGCCGGACCACGACGACCACGGCTACGGGCCGCTCTCGACCGTCGTCGAGTCGTTCATGGACCCCGGGACGCTGATCCGGATGCACCAGCACCGCGACGAGGAGATCGTCTCGTGGGTCCCCGCGGGCGTGATGCGCCACGACGACCGCGAGGGCAACGAGCTGGTCACGGACCCCGAACACCTGCTCGTGATGAACGCCGGGTCGGGCTTCTGGCACGCCGAGGAGACGCTCGCGGACGACCCGCCGCTCCGGATGCTCCAGATATTCGTCCGACCGCACGAGCTCGGCCTCGAACCCGGGATCCAGCACGGGCCGCTGCCCGACCCCGAGCCGAACGAGTGGCGCCGCGTGTTCGCGCCCGCGGGCGCCGACCACCCGTTCACCGTGCGCAACGCGGTCGACTGCTACGACGTGCGCCTCGACGCCGACGCGGGCGCGACGCTCCCCGAGATCGAGGGGCGCGACGCCTACGTGTACGTCTTCGAGGGCGCCGTCGACGTCGACGGCGTCGCGCTCGATGAGACGGAGAGCGTCCTCTGGACCGGCGACGGCGCCCCGCCGACCGTGACCGCGGGCGGGGAGGGCGCGACCGCCGTGGCGTTCCTGATGGACCCCGACGCGCCCGTGACGCGGCAGGGGACGATCGGTCGGTAG
- a CDS encoding class I SAM-dependent methyltransferase, protein MTTVLSELDRRKRDDRPDGTFYEEPRFVTHADDAFLDRLTALYDSVTEPGDRVLDAMGSWVSHLPETDYERVVGHGLNEAELAANDRLDEFVVSDLNADPSLPFADGSFDAVCCALSVQYLQYPGPVFAEFARVLAPGGTVVVSFSNRMFPTKAVRAWRAASMTERADLVERYLDAGGFAVADRIAERPGEDPFYALVGTLS, encoded by the coding sequence GTGACGACCGTCCTCTCGGAGCTCGACCGCCGCAAGCGCGACGACCGGCCGGACGGGACGTTCTACGAGGAGCCGCGGTTCGTCACCCATGCGGACGACGCGTTCCTCGACCGGCTCACCGCGCTGTACGACTCCGTCACCGAGCCCGGCGACCGAGTCCTCGACGCGATGGGCAGCTGGGTGTCGCACCTACCCGAGACCGACTACGAGCGCGTCGTTGGCCACGGGCTCAACGAGGCCGAACTGGCCGCCAACGACCGCCTCGACGAGTTCGTCGTCAGCGACCTCAACGCCGATCCGTCGCTCCCGTTCGCCGACGGGTCCTTCGACGCCGTTTGCTGCGCGCTGTCGGTCCAGTACCTCCAGTACCCGGGCCCCGTGTTCGCGGAGTTCGCCCGCGTCCTCGCGCCCGGCGGGACGGTCGTCGTGAGCTTCTCGAACCGCATGTTCCCGACGAAGGCCGTCCGTGCGTGGCGCGCCGCCTCGATGACCGAGCGCGCCGACCTCGTCGAGCGGTACCTCGACGCGGGCGGGTTCGCGGTCGCCGATCGGATCGCCGAGCGGCCGGGCGAAGACCCGTTCTACGCCCTGGTGGGGACGCTCTCGTGA
- a CDS encoding OFA family MFS transporter yields MGEGEPMAGDADGEAEATAAGDGSTGGVDYAARAADTLGFSRWWQIAAAAGMMAAVSPYQYVWSSISPALSEGLDIALPALGAVFSFYVVFQSLSQFPAGKWRDSRGPGALTFLAAVLAGGGYIGLAYATSLWQLYLLYSLGAVGVGIVYTVAVNTAVKWFPDRTGLTTGVGTMAFAAGSALVVPYVRANATVAAYSDVLRNIGIGILVVTLVGSFLLRDPPTDWLDRDGDDDGDEGDDGLAASIRGRNYSTREMLSTWQFWLLYAMFIAMASADLLVIANVVRFAENFGLAALVATLSATLLPVAAGVSRLILGEATDRFSRKRVMAGSFLLAGLFRVGLVAAGEAGNGAVFVAFVLGAMFFSSPLYVFFPSLLADYYGSANSSGNYAVLYTAKVGGGVFSGTVAGYLVASLGWNPTFLLGGALALAAGAAVFVLRPPSGSGLESAPSTAD; encoded by the coding sequence ATGGGTGAGGGCGAACCGATGGCGGGAGACGCCGACGGGGAGGCAGAGGCGACGGCCGCCGGGGACGGGTCGACGGGCGGTGTCGACTACGCCGCGCGCGCCGCCGACACGCTCGGCTTCTCCCGGTGGTGGCAGATCGCGGCCGCGGCCGGGATGATGGCCGCGGTGAGCCCGTACCAGTACGTCTGGTCGTCCATCTCGCCGGCGCTCTCCGAGGGCCTCGACATCGCGCTCCCGGCGCTGGGCGCGGTGTTCTCGTTTTACGTCGTGTTCCAGTCGCTCTCGCAGTTCCCGGCGGGCAAGTGGCGGGACAGCCGGGGGCCGGGCGCGCTCACCTTCCTCGCGGCGGTGCTCGCGGGCGGCGGGTACATCGGCCTCGCGTACGCGACGAGCCTGTGGCAGCTGTACCTGCTGTACTCGCTGGGCGCGGTCGGCGTCGGCATCGTCTACACGGTCGCGGTCAACACCGCCGTCAAGTGGTTCCCCGACCGCACCGGGCTGACGACTGGGGTCGGGACGATGGCGTTCGCGGCCGGGAGCGCGCTCGTGGTCCCGTACGTGCGGGCGAACGCGACCGTGGCGGCGTACAGCGACGTGCTCCGCAACATCGGGATCGGGATCCTGGTCGTGACGCTCGTCGGCTCGTTCCTCCTCCGGGACCCGCCGACGGACTGGCTGGACCGCGACGGGGACGACGACGGCGACGAGGGTGACGACGGGCTGGCCGCCTCGATCCGCGGCCGCAACTACTCGACGCGGGAGATGCTCTCGACCTGGCAGTTCTGGCTGCTGTACGCGATGTTCATCGCGATGGCGAGCGCCGACCTCCTCGTCATCGCGAACGTGGTCCGGTTCGCGGAGAACTTCGGGCTGGCGGCGCTCGTCGCGACGCTCTCCGCGACGCTGCTCCCCGTCGCGGCCGGCGTCTCGCGGCTGATCCTCGGCGAGGCGACCGACCGCTTCAGCCGCAAGCGCGTGATGGCGGGCTCGTTCCTCCTCGCCGGGCTCTTCCGGGTCGGGCTGGTGGCGGCCGGCGAGGCGGGTAACGGCGCCGTCTTCGTCGCGTTCGTCCTCGGCGCGATGTTCTTCTCCTCGCCGCTGTACGTCTTCTTCCCGTCGCTGCTGGCAGACTACTACGGCTCGGCCAACTCCTCCGGCAACTACGCCGTCCTGTACACCGCGAAGGTCGGCGGCGGGGTCTTCTCCGGGACGGTCGCCGGCTACCTCGTCGCGAGCCTCGGCTGGAACCCGACGTTCCTCCTCGGCGGCGCGCTCGCGCTCGCCGCCGGGGCGGCGGTGTTCGTCCTCCGCCCGCCCAGCGGCTCCGGGCTGGAGTCCGCGCCGTCCACGGCGGACTGA
- a CDS encoding universal stress protein gives MSTDTDAADPRDGTATASRDADRPAQSPGTGRFERVLVVTTDDPAGRAAASAAVDLAATHGATVDALYVVDTTEGWDMVVERRERAGEELVEAAADAGAAAGVEVEKWFRYGTPHREAVDFAAAHDADLVVVGAARRTGLDRLLHPDPVPARVRRGVDVPVMVVGPDDD, from the coding sequence ATGTCCACCGACACCGACGCCGCCGACCCGCGCGACGGAACCGCGACCGCGTCCCGCGACGCCGACCGCCCCGCCCAGTCGCCCGGGACGGGGCGCTTCGAGCGCGTGCTGGTCGTCACGACCGACGACCCCGCGGGACGGGCCGCGGCCTCGGCGGCCGTCGACCTCGCGGCGACGCACGGGGCGACCGTCGACGCGCTGTACGTCGTCGACACAACCGAGGGCTGGGACATGGTCGTCGAGCGCCGCGAGCGGGCCGGCGAGGAGCTCGTCGAGGCCGCCGCGGACGCGGGCGCGGCCGCCGGCGTCGAGGTGGAGAAGTGGTTCCGCTACGGCACGCCGCACCGGGAGGCGGTCGACTTCGCCGCCGCGCACGACGCGGACCTCGTGGTGGTCGGCGCCGCCCGCCGGACCGGGCTCGACCGCCTGCTCCACCCCGATCCGGTCCCGGCCCGCGTCCGGCGCGGCGTCGACGTCCCGGTCATGGTCGTCGGCCCGGACGACGACTGA
- a CDS encoding NAD(P)/FAD-dependent oxidoreductase encodes MTHVGIVGAGAGAAAAAFVIDGAVPDADVTVFEKSGGLCGRAATRRHEELTYDYGANYLKSDDDRVVELITETLDDEGLVDVTEPVYTFEADETVSPGRDADDHKWSYRRGLTQIAKRLFGRTDATVHRRTRIETVRRLDGAADGDGRWELVDADGETRGPFDALLMNPPAPQTRDLLATAEWDDPVRETLVEAVGEVEYGSVWTAVLRYPFELDVPYYALVNTDKEHAVGWISREECKPGHVPDGETLLVVQANDAWSTARYDEDPAENVAALAEHTADIVGDERLADPVWTDHQGWRYALPEGGVDRGPVDSARDAGLYLLGDWVAGEGRLHAALANGLDVGERVAYGI; translated from the coding sequence GTGACCCACGTAGGCATCGTCGGCGCGGGCGCGGGGGCGGCCGCGGCGGCGTTCGTCATCGACGGCGCGGTCCCGGACGCGGACGTGACGGTCTTCGAGAAGTCCGGCGGGCTCTGCGGGCGCGCGGCCACCCGGCGCCACGAGGAGCTCACGTACGACTACGGCGCGAACTACCTGAAGAGCGACGACGACCGCGTCGTCGAACTGATTACCGAGACGCTCGACGACGAGGGGCTCGTCGACGTGACGGAACCGGTGTACACCTTCGAGGCGGACGAGACCGTGTCGCCGGGCCGGGACGCCGACGACCACAAGTGGAGCTACCGGCGGGGGCTCACGCAGATCGCGAAGCGCCTGTTCGGCCGCACCGACGCGACCGTCCACCGACGGACCCGGATCGAGACGGTCCGACGCCTGGACGGCGCGGCCGACGGCGACGGCCGCTGGGAGCTCGTCGACGCGGACGGCGAGACGCGCGGGCCGTTCGACGCCCTCCTCATGAACCCGCCGGCCCCGCAGACGAGGGACCTCCTCGCGACCGCCGAGTGGGACGACCCGGTCCGCGAGACGCTCGTCGAGGCCGTCGGCGAGGTCGAGTACGGCAGCGTCTGGACCGCGGTCCTCCGGTACCCGTTCGAACTCGACGTGCCCTACTACGCGCTCGTCAACACCGACAAGGAGCACGCCGTCGGCTGGATCTCCCGCGAGGAGTGTAAGCCCGGCCACGTCCCGGACGGCGAGACGCTGCTCGTCGTCCAGGCGAACGACGCCTGGTCGACGGCGCGCTACGACGAGGACCCGGCCGAGAACGTCGCCGCGCTCGCGGAGCACACCGCCGACATCGTCGGCGACGAGCGGTTGGCCGACCCCGTGTGGACCGACCACCAGGGATGGCGCTACGCGCTGCCCGAGGGCGGGGTCGACCGCGGCCCGGTAGACTCGGCGCGCGACGCGGGGCTGTACCTGCTCGGCGACTGGGTCGCCGGCGAGGGACGGCTCCACGCCGCGCTCGCGAACGGGCTCGACGTCGGCGAGCGCGTCGCGTACGGTATCTGA
- a CDS encoding DUF7344 domain-containing protein → MTLDTPTTDPAAVVSAPERRRAVAALADGAVETVADLRVRGRADEIAAELRETHLPALEEAGYIEWDREAGTIEPGPNFEEAASHVDDLPMPGVEASDD, encoded by the coding sequence ATGACACTCGACACTCCCACCACCGATCCAGCGGCCGTCGTCTCGGCGCCGGAGCGCAGGCGCGCGGTCGCCGCCCTCGCGGACGGCGCCGTCGAGACGGTCGCGGATCTGCGCGTTCGCGGACGGGCCGACGAGATCGCCGCCGAACTCCGCGAGACGCACCTGCCGGCCTTAGAGGAGGCCGGTTACATCGAGTGGGACCGCGAGGCCGGGACCATCGAGCCCGGTCCCAACTTCGAGGAGGCCGCGAGCCACGTCGACGACCTCCCGATGCCGGGCGTCGAAGCCTCCGACGACTGA